A portion of the Magnolia sinica isolate HGM2019 chromosome 17, MsV1, whole genome shotgun sequence genome contains these proteins:
- the LOC131231113 gene encoding probable leucine-rich repeat receptor-like protein kinase At1g35710 — protein sequence MAIQKSLPLAFLLILLAFLLSHATSFATAAPTPALSEAEALMKWKASLSPAQALHSWSLPATNATTNSISPCKWFGISCNDPGNITAISLSSVGLQGKLDNLNFPSFPNLLRLNLSGNNLTGTIPDHIGTLSRLISLQFQNNRLTGKIPSQIGLLKHLQILRLWGNKISGSMPLQIGNLHNLTQLNLHSNHLNGLIPPTIGNLTKLKILYLFNNQVSGSIPPEIGNLVNLMELSMSFNLLTGSIPSTLGKLTKLTILYLHTNQISSTIPAELGNLKNLVDLQLNRNNLTGSIPPSLGNLKKLKILYLYDNQVSGSIPPEIGNLVNLNELDMSSNLLTGSIPSTLGNLAKLTLLQLFDNQISGSIPPQAGNLVNLKKLDLSINLLTASIPTTLGNLTKLSILYLDQNRISGSIPSQIGNLQDLVQLTLFQNNITGPIPPSLGNSRNLTILYLYDNQVSGSIPPEIGNLVNLNELDMSSNLLTGSIPSTLGNLSKLTLLQLFDNQISGSIPPQVGNLVNLKNLDLSINLLTGSIPITLGNLIKLSILHLDQNRISGFIPSEIGNLQDLLELTLFLNNLTGPIPLALGNLSMLTILYLSRNQISGTIPAELGNLKNLVELTLYQNNLVGPIPPALGHLSNLAFLSLHTNQVSGSIPPEIGNLVNLKDLEMSSNLLTGSLPSTLGNLTKLTSLALVHCQLSGSLPQEMTNMTNLSKLYLDGNNLAGYLPQLCHDGSLQVFTAFDNHFTGEIPRSFRNCTSLTRVQLNRNRLAANVSEAFGVYPHLTFMDVSDNMLFGELSPNWGECRNLTMLRLSGNRITGRIPPEIGQLLQLRVLGLSSNQLTGEIPKEFEALTSLFNLTLNDNRLSGHVPQEIGKLSNLEVLDLSMNDLSGPIPPQLGDCSKLQYLKSSENYLNGSIPFQISNLVYLQGLLDLSHNSLNGEIPPQLAKLVRLEKLNLSHNLLSGTIPPPFEGMFSLQSIDFSYNALEGPLPNSKSFQKAPAEAFINNRGLCGEVQGLRPCNASSISHGNAKKDHRVVILIILPLSVALFLLFAIIGISSIYYQRRNIEKGVLESSSGNPFSIWNYDGIVVFKDILEATEGFDDKYYIGTGGYGKVYKANLPTGQVVAVKKLHPLESGVQSNQRSFKNEIRALTEIRHHNIVKLHGFCSHAQCSFLVYEYMERGSLASILRNDEGAAQLDWTLRVKVIKGVAHALSYMHHDCIPPIVHRDLTCNNVLLNSKLEASVSDYGTARLLIPDSSNWTTLAGTYGYIAPELAYTMKVTEKCDVYSFGVVALEVMMGRHPGELISSLSSPNRDDKLLKDMLDQRLSNPMADIAQEVIFAVSIALACIRSDPDSRPTMHHVAQELSVGGPSFSQEPFDALTFHQLIDLRV from the exons ATGGCTATACAGAAATCTCTCCCACTTGCTTTTCTACTCATTTTGCTAGCCTTTCTTTTGTCGCATGCAACATCATTTGCAACAGCAGCACCAACTCCTGCACTCTCGGAAGCAGAGGCTCTCATGAAATGGAAAGCCAGTCTCTCTCCAGCACAAGCTCTCCATTCATGGTCGCTTCCTGCTACTAATGCTACCACCAACTCAATATCTCCATGCAAATGGTTTGGGATCTCATGCAACGACCCTGGAAACATAACAGCGATAAGCTTATCGAGTGTGGGCTTGCAAGGTAAGCTTGATAACTTGAACTTCCCGTCATTTCCAAACCTCCTCCGTCTCAATCTCAGTGGCAACAACCTCACTGGAACCATCCCAGACCATATTGGCACTCTTTCCAGACTCATCTCCCTTCAGTTCCAGAACAATCGACTCACTGGGAAAATTCCATCTCAAATTGGACTGCTTAAACATCTCCAGATCCTACGCCTGTGGGGAAATAAAATCAGCGGTTCAATGCCTCTTCAAATAGGGAATCTGCATAATCTGACTCAGTTAAATTTACACTCAAACCACCTCAATGGGCTAATCCCTCCAACTATAGGTAACTTGACAAAGCTGAAAATCCTCTACCTCTTTAATAACCaagtttctggttcaattccaccaGAAATAGGGAATCTGGTTAATCTCATGGAGCTTAGCATGTCTTTTAACCTTCtgacaggttctatcccttccactttagggaaaTTGACAAAGCTCACAATTTTGTATTTACACACAAACCAGATTTCAAGCACAATTCCTGCAGAGTTAGGGAATCTCAAGAACTTGGTTGACCTACAATTGAACCGAAACAATCTGACTGGTTCGATCCCTCCATCTTTAGGTAACTTGAAAAAGCTGAAAATCCTCTACCTCTATGACAACCaagtttctggttcaattccaccaGAAATAGGGAATCTGGTTAATCTTAATGAGCTTGACATGTCCAGtaaccttctaacaggttctatcccttccactttaggaaacTTGGCAAAACTGACACTCCTCCAGCTCTTtgacaatcaaatttctggttctattCCTCCACAAGCAGGGAATCTGGTTAATCTCAAAAAGCTTGATTTGTCCATTAACCTTCTAACAGCTTCTATCCCTACCACTTTAGGAAATCTGACAAAGCTTTCCATCTTGTACCTGGACCAAAATCGAATCTCTGGCTCCATTCCTTCACAAATTGGGAATCTACAAGATCTGGTTCAGTTGACGTTGTTCCAAAACAATATTACTGGTCCCATCCCTCCCTCTTTAGGTAATTCGAGGAACCTTACAATTTTGTATCTCTATGACAACCaagtttctggttcaattccccCAGAAATAGGGAATCTTGTTAATCTCAATGAGCTTGACATGTCCAGtaaccttctaacaggttctatcccttccactttaggcaACTTGTCAAAACTGACACTCCTCCAGCTCTTtgacaatcaaatttctggttctattCCTCCACAGGTAGGGAATCTGGTTAATCTCAAAAATCTTGACTTGTCCATtaaccttctaacaggttctatccctatCACTTTAGGAAATCTGATCAAGCTTTCCATCTTGCACCTGGACCAAAATCGAATCTCTGGCTTCATTCCTTCGGAAATCGGGAATCTTCAAGATCTTCTTGAGTTGACGTTGTTCCTAAACAATCTGACTGGTCCTATCCCTCTTGCTTTGGGTAATTTGTCCATGCTCACAATTTTGTATTTATCCAGAAATCAGATTTCAGGCACTATTCCTGCAGAATTAgggaatctcaagaatttggttgagcTGACGTTGTACCAAAACAATCTGGTTGGTCCGATCCCCCCCGCTTTAGGTCATTTGAGCAACCTTGCATTTTTGTCTCTCCACACCAACCaagtttctggttcaattccaccaGAAATAGGGAATCTTGTTAATCTAAAGGATCTTGAGATGTCCAGtaaccttctaacaggttctctcccttccactttaggaaacTTGACCAAGCTTACTTCCTTGGCCCTTGTTCACTGTCAATTATCTGGGTCCTTGCCTCAAGAAatgacaaacatgacaaatcTTTCTAAACTCTACTTGGATGGCAACAACCTCGCTGGCTATTTACCTCAGTTATGTCATGATGGATCTCTTCAAGTCTTCACTGCATTTGACAACCATTTCACTGGGGAGATCCCGAGAAGCTTCAGAAACTGCACTAGCTTAACAAGAGTGCAACTCAACAGAAACCGACTTGCTGCAAATGTATCGGAAGCCTTTGGTGTATACCCGCATCTCACGTTCATGGATGTCAGTGACAACATGTTGTTTGGTGAACTCTCACCGAACTGGGGGGAATGCAGAAACTTGACAATGCTGCGACTCTCCGGGAACAGGATCACCGGTAGAATTCCTCCCGAGATTGGGCAGCTGCTGCAGCTAAGAGTGCTTGGTCTTTCTTCGAACCAACTCACAGGCGAGATTCCAAAGGAATTTGAGGCACTGACTTCTTTGTTCAACTTGACTTTAAATGATAACAGGCTTTCTGGTCACGTACCCCAAGAGATTGGAAAACTATCCAATTTGGAGGTTCTTGACTTGTCAATGAATGACCTAAGTGGTCCAATACCACCTCAATTAGGAGATTGCTCCAAACTCCAGTATTTGAAATCGAGCGAAAATTATTTGAATGGAAGCATTCCTTTTCAGATCAGTAACCTCGTGTACCTACAGGGCTTACTAGATctaagtcataactccctcaatggAGAGATACCACCACAACTCGCAAAATTGGTTCGTCTGGAAAAGTTAAACCTCTCCCACAACTTGCTGTCAGGCACCATTCCTCCTCCTTTTGAAGGGATGTTCAGCTTGcaatccattgatttttcatATAATGCTTTGGAAGGTCCTCTTCCCAACAGCAAAAGCTTTCAAAAGGCTCCTGCGGAGGCATTTATAAATAATAGAGGCTTGTGTGGTGAAGTGCAAGGTTTGCGACCTTGCAATGCCTCTTCAATAAGTCATGGAAATGCAAAGAAAGACCATAGAGTTGTGATCCTCATTATTCTTCCGCTCTCGGTGgccttgtttcttttatttgcaATCATTGGCATTTCTTCCATTTATTATCAAAGAAGAAATATAGAGAAAGGAGTTCTTGAGAGCAGTAGTGGAaatccattttcaatatggaattatgatggaATTGTTGTGTTCAAAGATATCTTGGAGGCAACAGAGGGTTTTGATGATAAATATTACATCGGAACTGGAGGGTATGGGAAAGTTTACAAAGCAAATCTACCAACGGGCCAGGTagtagctgtgaagaaacttCACCCACTCGAAAGTGGGGTTCAATCCAATCAAAGAAGTTTTAAAAATGAGATACGAGCATTAACTGAAATCCGTCATCACAACATTGTGAAGCTTCATGGCTTTTGTTCCCATGCTCAATGCTCGTTTCTAGTCTATGAGTACATGGAAAGGGGAAGCTTGGCAAGCATCCTACGCAATGACGAAGGAGCTGCACAGTTGGACTGGACTCTAAGAGTGAAGGTtattaaaggtgtggcccatgctTTATCTTATATGCACCATGATTGCATACCGCCGATTGTCCATCGAGACCTAACATGCAACAACGTTCTATTGAATTCAAAACTTGAGGCTAGTGTCTCTGATTATGGCACTGCCCGATTGCTGATACCTGATTCGTCCAATTGGACTACACTCGCAGGCACTTATGGATACATTGCTCCAG AGCTTGCATATACAATGAAGGTTACTGAAAAATGCGACGTATATAGCTTTGGTGTTGTGGCACTTGAAGTGATGATGGGAAGGCATCCTGGGGAGCTCATCTCCTCTTTGTCATCACCAAATAGAGATGATAAACTACTAAAGGATATGTTGGACCAACGTCTCTCCAATCCGATGGCGGACATTGCACAAGAAGTCATATTTGCGGTGTCCATAGCACTTGCATGTATTCGGTCAGATCCGGACTCTCGGCCAACCATGCACCATGTGGCTCAAGAGCTATCTGTTGGTGGGCCTTCTTTCTCTCAAGAGCCATTTGATGCACTTACATTTCATCAACTGATTGATCTCAGGGTATAA